AACTGCTCACCCCCACCACCTTCAGTTTGATTCATGCCACGGATTTCGCGGACCGCTATGAGCGTCAACTGGTGCCGCTCCTGCGCGCCGGGTACCTCGTGCTGTGCGACCGGTACATTTTCACGGCGTTCGCGCGCGACACCGTGCGCGGCTGTTTGCCGGAGTGGGTTCGCGGCAATTACAGTTTCGCCGCGCTGCCGGACCTGGTCTTCTTCTTCAACGCGAAGCTGGGGGTGTCCCTGCAGCGCATTCTCGATGGGCGCCCGGAGTTGAAGTATTTCGAGGCGGGAATGGACTTGAATCTTTCGCACGATCCATACGAAAGCTTCCGCATCTTCCAAGGCCGCCTCCTCGAACAATACCTCGCCATGAGCACGGAATTTAAGTTCCTGGTGATCGACGCCAATCAAGCGGTCGAAACGCAGCAAAGCCTGGTCCGCCAACTCGTCGCCAACCGGATCGATTTGAGCCGCTTCTTGAACTCGAAACACTGATGCAAACCCGCGCATGACGACCCTTGCCCGCTCCGCCAAATCGCCCCGCAAGCCTTCCGTGCCGCCGCGCGTTGTCGCGCCCCCGGTTTTCGTCCCGCACCGGTCGCCCAAGCGGTTCTACGGCCATGGCATCCCGGGCGTGGACCCGGCGAAATTGTCGGGCAAACTCATCGTGGTGGAAGGCGCGGACGGTTCCGGACGGTCCACGCAGATTGCGCAGTTGGTGCAATGGCTCGAAGCCAGCGGCCACGCGACCGTGCAGGTCGGCTTGAAACGCTCGACGCTCGTCGCCGAAGAACTCGACCAGGCGCAGCAAGGCAACATTCTCAGCCGGATCACCCTGAGCTTGTTTTACGCGACGGATTTTGCCGACCAGTTGGAAAACGTGATTTTGCCCGCGCTCAAATCGGGATTCATGGTCCTGGCGGATCGCTACATTTACACGCTCATGGTGCGCGACATGGTTCGGGGCATGGATGAAGAATGGCTTCAAAATCTTTACGGCATCGCCCTCGTTCCGGACGCGGTTTTTTATCTGAACGTGGCGCCCGAAGAGCTCATCCAGCGCAACTTCGCCAAGAATCTCGCGCTGGACTATTGGGAGAGCGGCATGGACCTGGGCCTTTCGCGCGACATGTTCGACAGCTTCCTCAAGTATCAATCGCTGGTGGAGCAACAATTCAAGCGCATCCAATCCACCTACGGCTTCACCATCGTCGAGGGCCACTGCTCGGTTGAAGAGGTCAGCGCTGAGCTGCAAAAGAAGATCGAGTCGGTGCTGGAGAAGTCACGGATCAAATAAGCCCCGCGATGGGTTTGCCCTGATAGAGCGTGTACGGCCGGTCTTGCGTATCCTGCCAGGTGGCGGTCGACGGAATTCCCAGAGCGCTGTAGATCGTGGCGGCAAGATTCTCGGGCGTTTGCGCATCACTCGCTGGGTAAGCGCCATGCGCATCGGACGAGCCGATCACCGTTCCTCCACGCACGCCGCCGCCGGCGAAGAACACCGTTTGCACCGCGCCCCAATGGTCGCGGCCAGGCAGTGACGCGCCCGGAATCGTGGAGATCTTCGGCGTCCGGCCAAATTCACCCGCCATGACGATCAACGTGCTGTCGAGCAAGCCGCGGCTGCTCAGGTCCTCGAGCAATGCCGACACCGCATTGTCCATGGGCGGGAGCAAGAAGTTTTTGAGATTCGGGAAGGCGGCCTCGTGCGTGTCCCAGGTTTCGTTGTTGCCCAGGTTGACCTGGACCAGGCTGACGCCCGCTTCGATCAACCGCGCCGCCAGCAGGAGCGACCACCCGAAAGAATTCCGTCCGTATTGATCCTGCAACCTCGGACTCGCATGCGTCACGTCGAAAGCATCGACGGTTTTTTGGTGGGTCAGCAGCGAGACGGCCATTTGCCAATAGCGGTCGAAGGTCTCCGCCTCGGCGGCGCGTTCGAGGAAGTCGCGTTGCCGATTCAATTCGTCCGCGAGATGAACGCGCGAGCGCAGGCGCTCGGGGCCCAATCCCGGAGGCAGCGACAAATTCGGGGCGCGGAACACGAGGTTCGCCTGGGTTTTCTGACCTTCGCGATGATGGAACAGAAACTCGGGATAGGCTCCGTAGTTCTCCGGATTATACGGCGACGCATCCAAGAACCAGGGATCCCGCCGTGTGCCGAGCAAACCGGCGAATTGTCCGGGAATCACGCGACCGGTTCGATGCACCAGGCGTTCCGGCAACACAATGGCGGGTGGAAGGTTGTTGCGCGGAGGCAGCAACGTATTCGTCAACGCGGCGATGGACGGCCAATCCGTGGACCTCGGCTGGTTCGGATCGAAGCCGGTCGGCAGTTCGGACCGGCCCGTGAGCATGATGTGATGGCC
The sequence above is drawn from the Verrucomicrobiota bacterium genome and encodes:
- a CDS encoding thymidylate kinase encodes the protein MKTFAELDFPGRMIAVEGLDGSGKSTQIYLLKRWLELQGAKVFFSEWNSSTLVKNATSKGKKRELLTPTTFSLIHATDFADRYERQLVPLLRAGYLVLCDRYIFTAFARDTVRGCLPEWVRGNYSFAALPDLVFFFNAKLGVSLQRILDGRPELKYFEAGMDLNLSHDPYESFRIFQGRLLEQYLAMSTEFKFLVIDANQAVETQQSLVRQLVANRIDLSRFLNSKH
- a CDS encoding thymidylate kinase, encoding MTTLARSAKSPRKPSVPPRVVAPPVFVPHRSPKRFYGHGIPGVDPAKLSGKLIVVEGADGSGRSTQIAQLVQWLEASGHATVQVGLKRSTLVAEELDQAQQGNILSRITLSLFYATDFADQLENVILPALKSGFMVLADRYIYTLMVRDMVRGMDEEWLQNLYGIALVPDAVFYLNVAPEELIQRNFAKNLALDYWESGMDLGLSRDMFDSFLKYQSLVEQQFKRIQSTYGFTIVEGHCSVEEVSAELQKKIESVLEKSRIK
- a CDS encoding DUF1501 domain-containing protein, producing the protein MIQAGTISLLGLGMNHLAPLRAAAAASEKKTSPRAKSVIYIFLSGGLAQHESFDLKPDAPLEIRGEFKPIPTRTAGIQICEHLPELARRSHLWALCRSLTHGSNDHSTGHHIMLTGRSELPTGFDPNQPRSTDWPSIAALTNTLLPPRNNLPPAIVLPERLVHRTGRVIPGQFAGLLGTRRDPWFLDASPYNPENYGAYPEFLFHHREGQKTQANLVFRAPNLSLPPGLGPERLRSRVHLADELNRQRDFLERAAEAETFDRYWQMAVSLLTHQKTVDAFDVTHASPRLQDQYGRNSFGWSLLLAARLIEAGVSLVQVNLGNNETWDTHEAAFPNLKNFLLPPMDNAVSALLEDLSSRGLLDSTLIVMAGEFGRTPKISTIPGASLPGRDHWGAVQTVFFAGGGVRGGTVIGSSDAHGAYPASDAQTPENLAATIYSALGIPSTATWQDTQDRPYTLYQGKPIAGLI